From one Microbacter margulisiae genomic stretch:
- a CDS encoding IS3 family transposase: MSKTSTCGLLGVSRQVYYRYCRSKQKKQDKAEQVLTMVRPIRKNMPRIGFRKLYYLLYEPLIELHVGRDKFLSILKANQMLIKPKRNYRITTDSHHRFRKHKNLVADIELTHPEQVWVSDITYIGGRDRNCYLALVTDAYSKKIMGYDVSNSLSTEGSLRALNMAIKQKKYKNKLIHHSDRGLQYCSNDYQNVLKKKKIIPSMTEHYDPYANAIAERVNGILKQEFFLEDYLVDIKTMKLLVEDAVHIYNTQRPHWSCYMKTPEQMHCQKEIKIRNYKKQNLIKASLDKV; the protein is encoded by the coding sequence GTGAGCAAAACCTCCACCTGTGGATTGCTCGGGGTAAGTAGACAGGTTTATTATCGTTATTGTAGGTCAAAACAGAAGAAACAGGACAAGGCAGAGCAAGTATTAACAATGGTTCGTCCCATACGGAAAAATATGCCCCGAATAGGATTCAGGAAGTTATATTATCTTCTTTATGAACCATTAATAGAATTACATGTTGGCCGTGACAAGTTTCTATCTATACTAAAGGCTAATCAGATGTTGATTAAACCAAAGAGAAATTATCGTATAACCACAGACTCCCACCATCGTTTTAGAAAGCACAAGAATTTGGTGGCAGATATAGAACTGACCCATCCCGAACAGGTTTGGGTATCGGATATAACTTATATCGGGGGCAGGGACAGGAACTGTTATCTGGCATTAGTTACAGATGCATATTCCAAAAAGATCATGGGTTATGATGTTTCTAATAGTTTGTCCACTGAAGGTTCTTTGAGAGCATTAAACATGGCCATTAAACAAAAAAAATATAAAAACAAACTGATCCATCATTCGGATAGAGGATTACAGTATTGCAGTAACGATTATCAAAATGTATTGAAAAAGAAAAAGATTATACCAAGTATGACTGAGCATTATGACCCTTATGCCAATGCGATAGCTGAGAGGGTAAATGGGATATTAAAACAGGAGTTTTTTCTGGAGGATTATCTGGTAGATATCAAAACAATGAAATTATTGGTAGAAGATGCTGTTCATATTTACAATACACAAAGGCCACACTGGTCGTGTTACATGAAAACACCTGAACAGATGCACTGCCAAAAAGAAATAAAAATTAGAAATTATAAAAAGCAAAACCTTATCAAGGCTAGCCTTGATAAGGTTTGA
- a CDS encoding metallophosphoesterase: MKRRITTIFPIVFLSIIAYIIWRGSQVLPEKHLFQYIYIGTNILFFSFFLLSLFIGHKIPIRLASAISFIGNTYLIIAIYLFCSFLFADIIRLFNDIIHFAPHGLLPYRYEWLIFSFALIAVLLLIGNYRFNHPKIVRLNLETDKSKQYKDLKIVAVSDIHLGFSIRKKKLQRYVDMINAEEPDIILMAGDVSDRSIKPIIRQNMEEELKQLKAPLGIYAINGNHEHYAETTKATSEYLQKAGIQMLIDSTVLINDAFYLIGRDDRMNRHRKALSTLVKGLNPDFPKILLDHQPYNLKNAQRNGIDLQISGHTHEGQFFPGNLFVKKMFEVQYGYKKIGSTHYYVSSGLGIWGPQYRIGTQSEMVVINLSY; this comes from the coding sequence ATGAAGCGTAGAATCACTACTATTTTCCCGATAGTTTTCCTATCTATCATTGCATATATTATCTGGAGAGGCTCTCAAGTGTTGCCTGAAAAGCATTTATTCCAATATATATACATAGGAACAAACATCTTATTTTTCAGTTTTTTCTTATTATCGCTGTTTATCGGGCATAAAATACCTATTAGATTAGCATCAGCTATTTCTTTCATAGGCAATACCTATCTCATTATTGCCATATACTTGTTCTGTTCATTCCTTTTTGCGGATATTATTCGCTTGTTCAACGACATAATTCACTTTGCTCCTCACGGACTCCTTCCATATCGATATGAATGGCTGATATTCAGTTTTGCATTAATTGCAGTTCTCCTGCTTATTGGTAATTATCGTTTTAATCATCCTAAAATAGTAAGATTAAATCTGGAGACTGACAAGTCGAAGCAATACAAAGATCTAAAAATTGTTGCTGTCAGTGATATCCATCTTGGTTTTTCTATCAGGAAGAAGAAACTACAACGTTATGTAGATATGATTAATGCAGAAGAACCAGATATAATCTTAATGGCAGGCGACGTCTCAGATCGCTCCATAAAACCGATCATCCGGCAAAACATGGAAGAAGAATTAAAGCAACTAAAGGCACCTTTAGGCATTTACGCTATTAATGGGAATCATGAACATTATGCAGAAACGACAAAAGCCACGTCCGAATATTTGCAAAAAGCCGGTATCCAAATGCTTATTGACTCTACAGTATTAATTAACGATGCTTTTTATTTAATTGGTCGAGATGACAGGATGAATAGGCACCGGAAAGCTTTGTCCACTTTAGTAAAAGGACTGAATCCTGATTTTCCAAAAATTTTGTTAGATCATCAACCCTACAACCTAAAAAATGCCCAACGCAATGGAATTGACTTACAAATATCAGGACACACTCATGAAGGCCAGTTTTTCCCGGGAAACCTTTTTGTCAAAAAAATGTTCGAAGTACAATACGGATATAAAAAAATAGGCAGTACACATTATTATGTTTCGTCAGGATTAGGCATCTGGGGCCCACAATACAGAATAGGAACTCAATCTGAAATGGTCGTTATAAACCTATCTTATTAG
- a CDS encoding type B 50S ribosomal protein L31, whose protein sequence is MKEGIHPTSYRPVAFRDLSNGDTFITRSTIATKETVEIDGVTYPLVKLEISSSSHPFYTGKQKLVDTAGRVDKFMNRYQKHLENKKK, encoded by the coding sequence ATGAAAGAAGGCATTCATCCAACAAGCTATCGACCCGTAGCATTCAGAGATCTGTCGAATGGTGATACATTTATTACCCGTTCAACTATTGCTACGAAAGAAACCGTTGAAATTGACGGGGTAACTTATCCTTTGGTAAAACTTGAAATTTCAAGTTCATCACACCCATTCTACACAGGGAAACAAAAACTGGTGGATACTGCAGGGCGCGTGGACAAATTCATGAACCGCTACCAAAAACATTTGGAAAACAAAAAGAAATAA
- the rnr gene encoding ribonuclease R → MKKQPLDTEGRIRKADIKRAISHLFNQDPNRSFNYKQVSHILGLKTNPLKLLASELLSELTENGVLIEIERGKFRLNVRSGNITGTIDRTSRKTYLIPDDGGAPIFIAERNLNRAMDKDYVQAFLYAGRKGRQPEAEVTGILKRAKEIFVGKLDLNGPYAFLIVDKKYLSNDIFIPADKLKGGKDGQKAVVKLLHWDPKDKNPVGEVVDILGNTGETNTEMNSILAEFGLPYRYPEAVEKEAEKIEAEITPEEIARRIDCRDITTFTIDPKDAKDFDDALSLRKLPNELWEVGIHIADVTHYVKPQTLIDKEAENRATSIYLVDRTIPMLPERLSNELCSLRPNEEKLCYSVLVQMDDNANVKEYTIARTVIRSDRRFTYEEAQTILETGEGNFKDELQTLNELAKKLRERRFQAGAIAFDRVEVRFEIDGKGKPLSVFFKEAKDSNKLVEEFMLLANKTVAAHIGKPGKGKKAKTFVYRIHDVPNPEKLNNFSQFIRRFGYKLKTTGKKNEVSSCINHLLDEVQGKKEQNLIETLAVRSMAKAIYSTENIGHYGLAFDYYTHFTSPIRRYPDMMVHRLLTRYAANGISVNKTEWEDRCKHSSDMEQLAANAERASIKYKQVEFMSEKLGQSFEGVISGVSEWGIYVELNENKCEGMIPIRDLADDYYIFDEKNYCLVGHHYNKKFQLGDPITVEVARANLEKKQLDFTLAQNSMPNSNSTSKTRRKQIKNKK, encoded by the coding sequence ATGAAAAAACAACCACTTGACACAGAAGGACGCATCAGAAAAGCGGATATCAAACGTGCTATCTCTCATTTGTTCAATCAAGACCCCAATCGTAGTTTCAATTACAAACAAGTATCTCATATTCTAGGACTTAAAACAAATCCATTAAAATTGTTGGCATCGGAGTTGTTGTCAGAGTTAACTGAAAATGGTGTTTTGATTGAAATTGAGAGGGGGAAATTTCGTCTTAATGTGCGTAGTGGGAATATTACCGGAACCATAGATCGTACTTCTCGCAAAACTTATTTAATTCCCGATGACGGAGGAGCTCCTATTTTTATTGCCGAGCGTAATCTTAACCGGGCAATGGATAAAGATTATGTTCAAGCATTTCTTTATGCAGGGCGGAAAGGACGTCAGCCGGAAGCTGAAGTCACTGGTATCTTAAAACGGGCTAAAGAAATTTTTGTAGGAAAGCTTGATTTGAATGGGCCTTACGCTTTTTTAATAGTCGATAAAAAATACCTTTCGAATGATATTTTTATTCCGGCGGACAAACTTAAAGGAGGAAAAGATGGACAGAAAGCCGTTGTTAAATTATTACATTGGGATCCAAAAGACAAAAACCCTGTAGGAGAAGTAGTGGACATTTTAGGCAATACAGGCGAAACTAACACTGAAATGAATTCCATTTTAGCAGAATTTGGATTGCCTTATCGTTATCCAGAAGCAGTTGAAAAGGAGGCAGAAAAAATTGAAGCAGAAATAACACCGGAAGAAATTGCCCGCCGGATTGACTGTCGTGATATCACTACATTCACCATTGACCCAAAAGATGCAAAAGATTTTGACGATGCTCTTTCTTTACGAAAATTACCAAATGAACTGTGGGAAGTCGGCATACACATTGCAGACGTTACCCATTACGTCAAGCCTCAGACCTTAATCGATAAGGAAGCCGAGAATCGTGCAACATCCATCTACCTGGTAGACAGAACTATTCCAATGCTCCCAGAAAGATTGTCGAACGAGTTGTGCTCACTACGTCCCAATGAAGAAAAACTTTGCTATTCAGTGTTGGTCCAAATGGATGATAATGCCAATGTTAAAGAATATACAATTGCCCGTACGGTGATTCGGTCGGATCGTCGTTTTACATATGAAGAAGCTCAGACAATCCTTGAAACAGGAGAAGGAAATTTCAAAGACGAACTACAAACGCTCAATGAATTAGCGAAAAAATTACGTGAAAGACGTTTCCAAGCAGGAGCCATTGCTTTTGACCGAGTTGAAGTGCGTTTTGAAATTGATGGAAAAGGTAAGCCCTTAAGTGTATTTTTTAAAGAAGCCAAAGACTCAAACAAGCTGGTAGAAGAATTTATGCTTCTGGCAAACAAAACAGTTGCAGCGCACATTGGCAAACCTGGAAAAGGGAAAAAGGCCAAAACTTTTGTATACCGGATTCACGATGTGCCGAATCCTGAAAAACTCAATAATTTTTCTCAGTTTATCCGTCGTTTTGGATATAAATTAAAAACTACGGGTAAAAAAAACGAGGTATCCTCATGTATCAATCATTTATTAGATGAAGTTCAAGGAAAAAAGGAACAGAATCTAATTGAAACCCTTGCTGTCCGTTCAATGGCAAAAGCGATTTATAGCACAGAAAATATTGGTCATTACGGCTTAGCATTTGATTATTACACTCATTTCACCTCCCCTATTCGTCGTTATCCAGACATGATGGTGCATCGCTTATTAACGCGATATGCTGCTAACGGCATTTCGGTGAATAAAACCGAATGGGAAGACCGTTGTAAACACAGTTCTGACATGGAGCAACTCGCTGCTAATGCGGAAAGGGCATCCATTAAATACAAACAGGTAGAATTTATGAGTGAAAAATTAGGTCAATCTTTCGAAGGTGTTATATCTGGAGTGAGTGAATGGGGAATTTATGTGGAACTCAATGAAAACAAATGCGAAGGAATGATCCCGATTCGGGATTTAGCTGATGATTATTATATCTTTGACGAAAAAAACTATTGCCTTGTAGGTCATCATTACAATAAGAAATTCCAACTTGGAGATCCTATTACGGTAGAAGTTGCCAGGGCCAATTTAGAAAAGAAGCAACTTGACTTTACTCTGGCTCAGAACTCAATGCCAAATTCAAATTCAACCTCGAAAACCAGAAGAAAACAGATAAAAAATAAAAAATAA
- a CDS encoding THUMP domain-containing class I SAM-dependent RNA methyltransferase, producing the protein MLPKQFDIIVKTFQGLEEVLARELTNLGANNIEIQRRAVRCSVNKSLLYKANFWLRTASRILVPIATFKAENHNQIYDAVKAIPWNEYMTLETTFAIDSTVYSDHFHHSQFVSHRVKDAIVDYFQERYHQRPSVDIKEPGLYLNIHIAQQTCTLSLDSSGESLHKRGYRSEQTEAPLNEALAAGMILLSGWHGESDFIDPMCGSGTLLIEAALIALNIAPGVYRHQFGFERWLDFDEELFNEIYNDDSQERPFYHHIYGGDQSFRAIHIAENNIKSAGLTNYIHVETKTMETWQPPSEQAMIVCNPPYGERLLTKDLLGLYNMIGKTLKHTFAGNNAWIISSNLECLDHMGLRPNQRIKLMNGALSCEFRHYELFAGKRSHFLAKTHQSSENPE; encoded by the coding sequence ATGCTACCTAAACAATTTGACATTATCGTAAAAACATTTCAGGGACTCGAAGAAGTACTGGCCCGCGAGCTAACCAATTTAGGAGCCAACAATATTGAAATTCAACGGCGTGCTGTACGATGCTCTGTCAATAAATCATTGTTGTATAAAGCAAACTTCTGGCTACGAACAGCATCTCGTATTTTAGTTCCTATCGCCACCTTTAAAGCTGAGAATCACAATCAAATTTACGATGCTGTCAAAGCCATTCCGTGGAATGAATACATGACATTAGAAACTACTTTTGCAATCGATTCTACAGTTTATTCCGATCATTTTCATCATTCCCAGTTCGTCTCCCATCGGGTAAAGGATGCCATCGTAGATTATTTTCAAGAACGCTATCATCAGCGGCCATCGGTGGATATCAAGGAACCAGGTTTGTATCTGAATATCCATATTGCGCAACAAACTTGCACGTTGTCTTTGGATAGCTCTGGAGAGTCACTTCATAAACGTGGTTATAGAAGCGAACAAACCGAAGCACCGCTAAATGAAGCACTAGCAGCCGGAATGATTCTTTTGTCAGGATGGCATGGCGAAAGCGATTTTATTGATCCGATGTGTGGATCGGGCACTTTATTAATTGAGGCTGCCTTAATTGCCTTAAATATAGCCCCGGGAGTTTATCGGCATCAATTTGGATTCGAGCGCTGGCTCGATTTTGACGAGGAATTATTTAATGAAATATACAACGATGACAGTCAGGAACGTCCCTTTTATCATCATATTTATGGAGGAGACCAATCTTTCCGAGCTATACACATTGCCGAAAACAATATAAAAAGTGCTGGATTAACAAACTACATTCATGTAGAAACCAAAACAATGGAAACATGGCAACCTCCTTCAGAACAAGCTATGATTGTTTGTAATCCACCTTATGGTGAACGATTACTTACAAAAGATCTGCTGGGTCTTTACAATATGATTGGCAAAACACTAAAACACACTTTTGCCGGAAACAATGCCTGGATCATAAGTTCTAATCTTGAATGTTTGGATCATATGGGTCTTCGGCCTAATCAACGTATCAAATTAATGAATGGAGCTTTATCATGCGAATTTAGACACTATGAACTCTTTGCAGGTAAAAGAAGCCATTTTTTAGCTAAGACACACCAGAGTTCTGAAAATCCAGAGTAA
- a CDS encoding Nif3-like dinuclear metal center hexameric protein, giving the protein MTINQVCQWIEEIAPLSLQEEYDNAGLQIGDRSREITGVLLTLDVTEKIIEEAIAKHCNFIIAHHPLLFKGLKQITGNNYTERCVISAIQHNIAIYAAHTNLDNINIGVNRKIAEKLSLQNCHILAPQTNQLLKLITFVPITHADIVRDALFAAGAGSIGNYDACSFNSEGIGTFRANEGTHPFVGDLHEWHHEKEIRIEVIAFVHQRAQIEKELLKVHPYEEPAFDWIVLQNQSAATGTGMLGTLSSPVSEIEFLQQVKDTFQTPLIRHTALLGKPIHKVALCGGSGSFLLPAAIAAKADVYISADFKYHEFFNADNRLLIADVGHYESEQFTKELLKEQIQKKMPTFALHLSTTLTNPVQYF; this is encoded by the coding sequence ATGACAATCAATCAAGTATGCCAATGGATTGAAGAAATAGCCCCTTTATCACTACAAGAAGAGTACGATAATGCAGGATTGCAGATTGGAGACAGATCCCGTGAAATAACAGGAGTGTTACTTACATTAGATGTCACAGAAAAAATAATAGAAGAAGCAATTGCAAAACATTGCAATTTCATTATTGCTCACCATCCATTGCTGTTCAAAGGATTGAAACAAATTACGGGCAATAATTATACCGAACGATGTGTCATTTCCGCGATTCAACATAACATTGCCATATATGCGGCGCATACCAATCTGGATAATATTAATATTGGAGTAAACCGCAAAATCGCTGAAAAACTCTCACTACAGAATTGCCATATTCTTGCTCCACAAACAAATCAACTTCTGAAACTTATCACTTTCGTGCCAATTACCCATGCAGATATAGTAAGAGACGCTCTTTTTGCTGCAGGAGCCGGATCAATAGGAAATTATGACGCATGTAGCTTCAATAGCGAAGGAATTGGAACCTTTCGTGCTAACGAAGGCACACATCCTTTTGTCGGTGACCTGCATGAATGGCATCACGAGAAAGAGATTCGCATCGAAGTAATAGCTTTTGTGCATCAACGAGCACAAATTGAAAAAGAATTACTAAAGGTACATCCATATGAAGAGCCGGCTTTCGATTGGATTGTTTTACAAAATCAATCGGCAGCCACCGGAACCGGCATGCTTGGTACTTTATCCAGCCCTGTATCTGAAATTGAGTTTTTACAACAAGTCAAGGACACGTTCCAGACTCCGTTGATTCGACATACAGCTTTATTAGGGAAACCAATTCATAAAGTAGCTCTTTGTGGTGGTTCTGGATCATTTCTTTTGCCAGCAGCCATTGCAGCGAAAGCTGATGTTTATATCAGTGCTGATTTCAAGTATCATGAATTTTTCAATGCAGACAACCGTCTCTTGATCGCCGACGTCGGGCATTACGAATCGGAACAATTTACAAAAGAGCTGCTAAAGGAACAAATACAGAAAAAAATGCCTACATTTGCACTCCATTTGTCAACCACCCTAACAAATCCGGTACAATATTTCTAG
- a CDS encoding zinc ribbon domain-containing protein: MPTEAKTEKEITVEEKLKALYQLQTVSTEIDKIKTLRGELPLEVEDLEAEIEGLETRILHYTEELKEQEREISGRKLEIEDSKAKIAKYQEQQDNVRNNREYDFLTKEIEFESLQIELSEKRIQETQTAIAFKTEEISNAKTLLSERKKDLEQKKSELDEIVAETKQEEERLRERAKEIETLIEPRLLTAFKRIRKSVRNGLSVVTIQRDACGGCFNKIPPQRQMEIRLRKKVIVCEYCGRILVDPDIETPSTIE, from the coding sequence ATGCCAACTGAAGCAAAAACCGAAAAAGAGATCACCGTAGAAGAAAAATTAAAAGCTTTATATCAGCTTCAAACTGTTTCTACCGAAATTGACAAAATAAAAACGCTGCGTGGTGAATTACCTCTCGAAGTAGAAGACTTGGAAGCCGAAATCGAAGGGTTGGAAACACGCATTTTGCATTATACGGAAGAACTTAAAGAGCAGGAACGTGAAATCTCAGGGCGTAAGCTTGAGATTGAGGATTCGAAAGCAAAAATTGCGAAATATCAGGAGCAACAGGACAATGTTCGCAATAATCGTGAATACGATTTTCTGACAAAAGAAATTGAGTTTGAATCTCTTCAAATTGAACTAAGCGAAAAACGAATTCAAGAAACGCAAACAGCAATAGCATTCAAGACAGAAGAAATATCTAATGCCAAGACATTGCTAAGCGAACGCAAAAAGGATCTTGAACAAAAAAAGAGCGAATTGGATGAAATCGTTGCAGAAACCAAACAAGAAGAGGAACGTCTTCGTGAGCGTGCCAAAGAAATTGAGACTTTAATTGAACCCCGTTTGCTCACTGCCTTCAAACGTATTCGAAAAAGCGTTCGTAACGGACTTTCTGTGGTGACAATTCAACGAGATGCTTGCGGTGGTTGTTTTAATAAAATTCCACCACAACGCCAAATGGAAATTCGTTTACGCAAAAAAGTAATTGTGTGTGAATATTGTGGCCGTATTTTAGTAGATCCGGATATAGAAACACCTTCAACTATAGAATAA
- a CDS encoding nitroreductase family protein: protein MKTIEEIFQTRTSVRRYERKTIEPEKLEFIYKAIQNTPTSYNGQQLSVIAVSDQTLKEQLYSITGQKQIKTCAIFLIFCIDFNKIKKFADTLAIEFPRFQDTLDGLLVGVIDAALAMQNAVIAAESLDLGSCCIGYTRTAAPAQLADILQLPEGVAVVCGLSIGYPSEHPDLKPKQPLSLLIHHNHYRSDDSQIVKDLMAYNNQIQHFNEVRTGDKTHNDWGTHILDYYQKALGYNLEEYFDQQGFHLFSASEKH from the coding sequence ATGAAAACTATCGAAGAAATATTTCAAACAAGAACATCTGTACGTCGCTATGAACGAAAAACTATTGAACCTGAAAAACTAGAATTTATATACAAAGCCATTCAAAACACGCCCACCAGTTATAACGGACAACAACTTTCGGTCATTGCCGTAAGCGACCAAACACTGAAAGAACAACTTTATTCCATAACCGGTCAAAAACAAATTAAAACCTGTGCTATCTTTTTGATTTTCTGTATTGATTTCAACAAAATCAAAAAATTTGCAGATACACTAGCCATTGAGTTTCCTCGTTTTCAAGACACTCTTGACGGTTTGCTTGTAGGCGTCATTGATGCAGCGTTAGCAATGCAGAATGCGGTAATTGCTGCAGAATCTTTGGATTTAGGCAGTTGCTGCATAGGCTACACACGCACCGCAGCTCCCGCTCAATTGGCTGACATTCTTCAGTTGCCTGAAGGAGTTGCCGTGGTTTGTGGACTTTCTATCGGCTATCCGTCAGAACATCCTGACTTAAAACCCAAGCAACCACTTTCATTGCTCATCCATCACAATCATTACCGAAGTGATGATAGCCAGATTGTTAAAGATCTGATGGCATATAATAATCAAATACAGCATTTTAATGAGGTTCGTACAGGAGATAAAACTCATAATGACTGGGGAACCCATATCCTTGATTATTATCAAAAAGCATTAGGTTATAATCTGGAAGAATATTTTGATCAACAGGGATTTCACTTATTCAGCGCTTCTGAAAAACACTAA
- a CDS encoding magnesium transporter MgtE N-terminal domain-containing protein — MTSLTTFYLSRLIGCKLFDARENVLGIILDVYVQLPMSNTDINKAQRPKIVAFYIKQGNKQLNVTLTNVQIVKFNTRYKVQCQAMTELPAELLNHTFLLKETILDKQIVDINGRKLVRVNDVRMVALSSGAFVVAADVGLEGLVRRIGIYKFLRTALHLFGAKIPSKFILWDDVEAIDFSSLNIKLNTPFTKLNTLHPSDLADIIEELGKDSKTSVFSSLDEETAADVLEELEAKEQVQIIESLSIEKAADVLEKMPADEAADLMENLEEERAQQLLKEMEPEASEEVRDLLEYPNSLVGSLMTTDILTFKETQTIADVIAYIQQQQPEMAELYTLFVVDEQNRLVGTFTMRDLLVSSLNKPLKDIMIDNPHQIHDYERLDSLSEIISKYNLLGVPVTNENEELEGMVIIDDVVDDLLGKRRTM, encoded by the coding sequence ATGACTTCTCTCACTACCTTTTATTTAAGCAGACTAATCGGTTGCAAGTTATTTGATGCCCGCGAAAACGTGTTAGGCATTATTCTTGATGTGTATGTTCAACTTCCGATGAGCAACACAGACATTAACAAAGCTCAGCGACCAAAAATTGTTGCTTTTTACATCAAACAGGGAAACAAACAGCTGAATGTAACCTTGACCAATGTACAAATTGTAAAATTCAACACGCGGTATAAAGTACAATGCCAGGCAATGACTGAGCTGCCTGCTGAATTACTTAATCATACCTTTCTTCTGAAAGAAACCATACTCGACAAGCAAATTGTCGATATTAACGGTCGAAAACTAGTTCGTGTAAATGACGTAAGAATGGTGGCGCTCTCATCAGGAGCATTTGTAGTTGCTGCTGATGTTGGACTGGAAGGATTAGTCAGAAGGATTGGAATTTATAAATTTCTTCGAACTGCCCTACATCTTTTTGGAGCCAAAATTCCTTCTAAATTTATTTTATGGGACGATGTTGAAGCAATTGATTTTTCATCTCTTAACATCAAATTGAATACCCCGTTTACAAAACTCAACACTCTGCATCCTTCAGACTTGGCAGATATCATAGAAGAATTGGGAAAGGATTCCAAAACATCTGTTTTTTCTTCGTTAGATGAAGAAACTGCAGCAGATGTACTCGAAGAACTTGAGGCAAAAGAACAGGTACAAATCATTGAAAGCCTTTCTATTGAAAAGGCAGCAGATGTGCTTGAAAAAATGCCTGCTGATGAAGCTGCTGATTTGATGGAAAATTTGGAAGAAGAAAGAGCCCAGCAACTGCTGAAAGAAATGGAACCCGAGGCCTCCGAGGAAGTCAGAGATTTGCTTGAATATCCAAATTCATTGGTGGGAAGCTTAATGACAACAGACATTCTGACCTTCAAAGAAACACAAACCATTGCTGATGTTATTGCTTATATTCAACAACAACAACCTGAAATGGCAGAACTTTATACTCTTTTTGTAGTAGATGAACAAAACCGATTAGTAGGGACATTTACCATGCGCGACTTGTTGGTATCATCTCTTAACAAACCACTCAAAGACATCATGATTGACAATCCACATCAAATACATGATTATGAGCGTCTTGATTCACTGTCAGAAATCATTTCAAAATATAATCTTTTAGGTGTACCGGTAACCAATGAAAACGAAGAATTGGAAGGTATGGTCATTATCGATGATGTTGTTGATGATTTATTAGGAAAACGTAGAACCATGTAA